A genomic region of Arachis hypogaea cultivar Tifrunner chromosome 5, arahy.Tifrunner.gnm2.J5K5, whole genome shotgun sequence contains the following coding sequences:
- the LOC112801934 gene encoding heterogeneous nuclear ribonucleoprotein 1, whose product MDQNPNFVPGKIYIRGLSPATEHDEVRMYFSKYGKVKSCTVREDRNPRRNLRVGFVTFKDVSVVDRVIVENHIIDGCQVTVERCLGERNVDDTFPENTLYVYGIPGNVSPGFLANFFSDYGPVVLCSIEREKGHGYIYFESPQQVDDLIARFGNWINFHGYKLEISKHLQNRGPTLPCRVSVPLNAARADPGRMAVSNPAGGSTSSGRVVQNQLWQPYGSYGTMVPSVAFPNSIGHGQYNDVPIEAGGQGGGAMRQNISTFAGHRRGQANVSQGASSSGGGALNAGHHDNPKVSME is encoded by the exons ATGGACCAAAATCCCAACTTTGTTCCTGG CAAGATATATATACGCGGTTTATCACCAGCCACAGAACATG ATGAAGTTAGGATGTACTTTTCTAAATATGGCAAGGTTAAGAGTTGTACCGTCAGGGAGGACCGCAACCCGCGCCGGAATCTCAGAGTCGGGTTTGTAACTTTTAAAGATGTCTCTGTGGTTGATAGAGTCATAGTGGAGAATCATATTATTGATGGTTGTCAG GTTACGGTTGAAAGATGCCTTGGGGAAAGGAATGTTGATGATACGTTTCCGGAAAACACACTTTATGTTTATGGAATTCCTGGAAATGTGTCTCCAG GTTTTTTGGCAAATTTCTTTAGTGATTATGGACCAGTCGTTTTATGCAGCATAGAAAGGGAAAAAGGCCATGGATACATTTACTTTGAGTCTCCTCAGCAAGTTGATGATCTTATAGCACGTTTTGGGAATTGGATTAATTTTCATGGATATAAA TTGGAAATAAGCAAGCATCTCCAAAATAGGGGACCAACGCTTCCATGTAGGGTAAGTGTTCCATTGAATGCTGCTAGAGCCGATCCTGGTCGAATGGCTGTTTCTAACCCGGCCGGGGGAAGCACGTCGAGTGGCAGGGTGGTCCAAAATCAGTTGTGGCAACCTTATGGAAGCTATGGTACTATGGTACCCTCTGTAGCATTTCCTAATTCCATTGGTCATGGACAATACAATGATGTTCCTATAGAAGCAGGAGGGCAAGGTGGTGGTGCAATGAGACAGAATATTTCTACTTTTGCTGGCCATCGCCGCGGCCAAGCCAATGTCTCTCAAGGGGCTAGTAGTAGTGGAGGTGGTGCCTTGAATGCTGGCCATCATGATAATCCAAAGGTGTCAATGGAATAG